The following are from one region of the Plodia interpunctella isolate USDA-ARS_2022_Savannah chromosome 25, ilPloInte3.2, whole genome shotgun sequence genome:
- the LOC128680980 gene encoding ciliary microtubule associated protein 1A isoform X1, with product MSRKPLGPGPGAYRLPTTVGFNLHDPSRYRNPMYSFGTNAGIRIKQLGPGPAYRIDRITRDGMMSSPAWSFGARFGPRALLKTPGPGAHAPERCPPMKEPRAPVYSMGARLGFALKKAGPAPNAYALRLGPGSPAYTMGARVGFNAKAKSPGPAVYFQRDTDVYKCKMPIYSLGARLDGGGKPTKSPGPAAYPPNLYNTKKNPYSYSFGTKHGDYAPPMIIKEDTMDCL from the exons ATGTCTAGGAAACCTTTGG GACCTGGGCCCGGCGCCTACCGGCTGCCAACCACAGTTGGCTTCAACCTGCACGACCCCTCTCGCTACCGTAACCCGATGTACTCGTTCGGCACCAATGCGGGAATCAGGATAAAGCAGCTGGGCCCAGGTCCCGCTTACAGGATAGACAGGATCACTAGGGACGGCATGATGTCTTCACCCGCTTGGAGCTTCGGGGCTAG GTTTGGGCCCCGCGCCCTGCTCAAGACTCCGGGCCCTGGGGCCCACGCGCCCGAGCGCTGCCCCCCGATGAAGGAGCCGCGGGCCCCGGTCTACTCAATGGGCGCGCGGCTCGGCTTCGCGCTGAAGAAGGCGGGCCCCGCGCCGAACGCGTACGCTCTGCGGCTGGGTCCTGGTTCGCCGGCGTACACTATGGGAGCCAGGGTTGGATTCAATGCGAAGGCCAAGTCGCCGGGCCCAGCTGTCTACTTCCAGCGTGATACTGACGTGTACAAATGCAA AATGCCGATATACTCGCTCGGCGCCCGGCTGGACGGCGGCGGCAAGCCCACGAAGTCGCCCGGCCCCGCCGCGTACCCTCCCAACTTGTACAACACTAAGAAG AATCCATACTCCTATTCGTTCGGCACCAAGCATGGCGACTACGCTCCTCCAATGATCATCAAGGAAGACACCATGGACTGCCTGTGA
- the LOC128680773 gene encoding synaptic vesicular amine transporter-like gives MGRDATNGALAFALIYFTFFLDNVLLTVLVPIIPDWVRGEALELWTKNEAPLAILLNSTVHQIQVEDTSVGGSQAIVGLVLGAKAAAQLITAPFAGAAVCKHGPARVLQVATATLAAAATVFMLCSGRTGASGACCACAGRITHGAAAAMAGVAGLALAAAAVSNEQRDKAIGALLGAVALGVLVGYPFGGASYSLWSPGAPFLLISIALLTNLVMQIMFLDHEKFNQPIHQSETGVWGSASSMLRVAKKESVAACVGAVLLTTSVMAALEPCLPLWIMTVFHPQRWQTGVVFVPDSLGYLAAASALGGALHAERLALAGQLAVGLAALAVPLATSVSGLALPHAILGCGLGATDAALVPALLRRHTRHVPHLAALLQATSSLAYALGPIVGGVLSWCVGFETALRTLGVLNLLYAGFLYRALIAHPLSEQWGASTPEDDPESEEEGTPLRPQIYTPLN, from the exons ATGGGCCGCGACGCCACAAACGGAGCGCTTGCGTTCGCCCTTATTTACTTCACTTTCTTTTTGGACAACGTGCTGCTAACGGTACTTG TGCCAATAATCCCTGACTGGGTGAGAGGCGAAGCTCTAGAGTTGTGGACCAAGAATGAAGCACCGCTGGCCATTCTCCTTAACAGTACTGTACATCAGATTCAAGTCGAGGATACTTCTG TAGGCGGATCTCAAGCCATAGTCGGACTAGTGCTAGGCGCGAAGGCCGCAGCCCAGCTCATCACAGCACCGTTCGCCGGCGCAGCTGTGTGCAAGCATGGCCCGGCGCGGGTGCTGCAAGTCGCTACGGCTACATTAGCTGCCGCCGCCACTG TATTCATGCTATGTAGCGGCCGCACCGGCGCATCCGGTGCGTGTTGCGCCTGCGCAGGTCGCATCACCCAcggcgcggcggcggccaTGGCTGGTGTGGCTGGCTTGGCTTTAGCTGCTGCTGCCGTGTCCAATGAACAGAGGGATAAGGCAATTGGCGCTTTGCTTGGGGCTGTCGCTTTAG gtGTTTTGGTAGGATATCCATTCGGTGGGGCGTCTTATAGCCTTTGGAGCCCTGGCGCCCCGTTTCTTCTGATTTCGATTGCTCTGTTAACTAATTTAG TTATGCAAATTATGTTCCTGGACCACGAGAAATTCAATCAG CCGATTCACCAATCAGAGACCGGCGTATGGGGCTCAGCGTCCAGCATGCTCCGTGTGGCCAAGAAGGAGTCAGTCGCCGCGTGCGTCGGCGCAGTGTTGCTGACGACCAGCGTCATGGCGGCCCTGGAGCCGTGTTTGCCGCTGTGGATCATGACTGTCTTCCATCcgcag CGTTGGCAGACTGGCGTAGTGTTCGTCCCGGACAGCCTGGGCTATCTGGCGGCGGCGAGCGCGCTGGGCGGCGCGCTCCACGCCGAGCGGCTGGCGCTCGCCGGGCAGCTGGCTGTCGGGCTCGCCGCGTTGGCTGTGCCGCTGGCTACTTCT GTGTCAGGCCTGGCGCTACCGCACGCGATACTAGGCTGCGGGCTCGGAGCGACCGACGCGGCGCTCGTGCCCGCCCTCCTGCGCCGGCACACGCGGCACGTGCCGCACCTGGCTGCGCTGCTGCAGGCCACCTCGAGCTTGGCTTATGCTCTTG GTCCAATAGTGGGAGGCGTACTATCCTGGTGCGTGGGCTTCGAGACAGCCCTCAGAACTCTTGGCGTTCTCAACCTGCTGTACGCCGGCTTCCTGTACCGGGCTCTCATAGCTCATCCACTTTCTGAACAG TGGGGAGCCAGCACACCAGAAGATGACCCGGAGAGCGAAGAAGAAGGGACACCGTTGAGGCCGCAGATATACACGCCTCTGAACTAA
- the LOC128680980 gene encoding ciliary microtubule associated protein 1A isoform X2, translating into MYSFGTNAGIRIKQLGPGPAYRIDRITRDGMMSSPAWSFGARFGPRALLKTPGPGAHAPERCPPMKEPRAPVYSMGARLGFALKKAGPAPNAYALRLGPGSPAYTMGARVGFNAKAKSPGPAVYFQRDTDVYKCKMPIYSLGARLDGGGKPTKSPGPAAYPPNLYNTKKNPYSYSFGTKHGDYAPPMIIKEDTMDCL; encoded by the exons ATGTACTCGTTCGGCACCAATGCGGGAATCAGGATAAAGCAGCTGGGCCCAGGTCCCGCTTACAGGATAGACAGGATCACTAGGGACGGCATGATGTCTTCACCCGCTTGGAGCTTCGGGGCTAG GTTTGGGCCCCGCGCCCTGCTCAAGACTCCGGGCCCTGGGGCCCACGCGCCCGAGCGCTGCCCCCCGATGAAGGAGCCGCGGGCCCCGGTCTACTCAATGGGCGCGCGGCTCGGCTTCGCGCTGAAGAAGGCGGGCCCCGCGCCGAACGCGTACGCTCTGCGGCTGGGTCCTGGTTCGCCGGCGTACACTATGGGAGCCAGGGTTGGATTCAATGCGAAGGCCAAGTCGCCGGGCCCAGCTGTCTACTTCCAGCGTGATACTGACGTGTACAAATGCAA AATGCCGATATACTCGCTCGGCGCCCGGCTGGACGGCGGCGGCAAGCCCACGAAGTCGCCCGGCCCCGCCGCGTACCCTCCCAACTTGTACAACACTAAGAAG AATCCATACTCCTATTCGTTCGGCACCAAGCATGGCGACTACGCTCCTCCAATGATCATCAAGGAAGACACCATGGACTGCCTGTGA
- the LOC128680858 gene encoding 23 kDa integral membrane protein-like, which produces MNCLKFIVKHLLFIFNLIFTLVALAIIGVGSYALHYVNHNDILANLTAAGDVTIAHDFSPSVLKFACISVIVLGCVVFLVSFCGCCGSISENKCLICSYAIIMLILAGGSILVVVIRSSYVDVADKLVKDYLHDIFYTPPYPIEDETINGLQFAIKCCGDYGSQFYNGTTLNVDEHVLEAIYDKLNITGIGLVSPSCCSTIDLRSFLDDPQNYLLDEFQCTIDDLYQEGCVPKVLDFVSVVEKYITIIFGVIAGVTVLSFILGFYMCCAIKPKHSKYDRY; this is translated from the exons atgaaCTGTTTAAAGTTTATAGTGAAacatttgttgtttattttcaatttaatatttacg CTCGTAGCCCTGGCGATAATAGGCGTGGGCAGTTACGCGCTGCACTATGTAAACCACAACGACATCTTGGCAAACCTCACTGCAGCCGGTGACGTCACCATTGCTCATGACTTCAGCCCGAGCGTCTTGAAGTTCGCCTGCATATCCGTCATCGTGCTGGGATGTGTTGTATTCTTGGTCTCCTTCTGTGGATGCTGCGGATCGATTTCTGAGAACAAGTGCTTGATTTGTTCG tACGCGATAATTATGCTAATACTGGCTGGTGGCAGCATCCTCGTGGTCGTGATCAGGAGCTCGTACGTCGACGTAGCTGACAAGTTGGTGAAGGATTACCTACACGACATTTTCTACACTCCTCCGTACCCTATCGAAGATGAGACTATCAATGGATTGCAGTTCGCT ATAAAATGCTGCGGTGACTACGGTTCGCAGTTTTACAACGGCACGACTTTAAACGTTGACGAGCACGTCTTAGAAGCTATATACGACAAGCTAAACATCACCGGAATCGGTCTAGTCTCTCCCAGCTGCTGCTCCACAATAGATTTGAGGTCCTTCTTAGATGACCCTCAGAATTATCTGTTGGATGAGTTCCAATGTACCATTGACGATTTGTACCAAGAAGGCTGCGTGCCAAAAGTGTTGGACTTTGTTTCGGTCGTTgagaaatatattacaattatttttggtGTTATCGCTGGAGTCACG gtattGTCGTTCATACTCGGGTTTTACATGTGCTGTGCGATCAAACCCAAACATTCCAAATATGACAGATATTGA